GCTTCGAGATAGGGGACGACCTCGGTCATCCGATCCTCGCGGGCTGCGCACATGCCTGCACAGATCGGCTCCAGATGCATCAACGCCAGGCTGACGTCGGCGGGTTTGGCCGATCGTGTCTGCAACACCATGCTGATCATGTGTGCGGTGCGCTCGGCCGAGGGCGGGTGGACGATCGCGCCGCCCATGTTGCCGCGACGCACCGAAATCAACCCGTCGGTCTCAAGGATGTGGATGGCCTCGCGCAGTGCCGGCGGGCTGACGCCGAACTCCGCGAGCAGGACGTCCTGTGACGGCAGCACGTCGCCTTCCTTGATGCGGCCGGACAGGATCTGGTCGCGCAGCCGCGACGCCACGATCTCGGCGACGCGTGGCTGACGAATCCGCTGCACGCTGGTCATCAGCCGGTCGCTCTCCGGTGACCGAAGTCGAAGACGCTCAGTTTGTCGGGTGACGAGGCGGCCGTGCTGAATTCGCCGATGCACAACACCTCGTCGCCGAGCAGCAGACGTGCCGTCGATGTGACCCGACCGTCGGCTTCGGCGCGAACGACGTCGAATGCGAGCTCGACCAGAACCGGGGTGGGCCGGCGGAAGGTGACCGTCAGCGAGCGGGTCTTGCCGGTGCGTCCCGATGCGCAGCTCTGATGTTGGGTGATGCAGTCGAAGAACACCGCCAGGAAGCCACCGTTGACCAACCCCGGCGGGCCCTCGTAGACGACGGGGAACGTGACGCGGCCGGATGCGGTGTCGGAGTCGAGGTGGTCGAACGTGTACTCGGGGAAGCACGGATTGTAGGCACCGACGTTGAAGGCGTGGTCCAGATACACCCGCTGGGAATCGGTGCTCTGCGGGCCTATACGCGGCGTGGGGTCAGGCGGCGCAGCGGGCGCCAGTTGCCGCTCCCATTCGGCGGTCTGGTCGACGATGGCATCGACGGTCGGATGCTCGTGCTCCAACGACAGCAGCAGCCCGGTCAGTCGCCGCAGCGCCCCGGCGGCGGCCACTGTCTGCGGCAGCGGTTGCTCACCGAATCGGGGTGTGCCCTCGGCCATGAGTCCCCTTTCGCCCAGTGGCGGTTCCGTCGAGGCGCTTTCCTTGCTAACTTGTACAAGATAGCAATACTGTATCCCTAACCGTATAGCGAGGGAAGTGCGGAGGCAACGGTGGCTGACGATGGGGCGGTGACGACCTCGCGCGTGGATGGCGTTTTGCACGTGAGGTTCGAGCGGCCGTCCCGGCGCAACTCGTTGAGCCCGTCCATGGTGAAGGCATTCGTCGACACGCTGACCGAGGCAGCCAGTGACGATTCACTCCGAGCGGTCCATATCCGCGGTGCGGGAAGCGATTTCTGTGCGGGCGTCGACTGGTCGAGCAACCCCAGCGCCGAGCGTCCCCGTACCGGTGATCTCGTACGTCGTGTCCCGCACGGCTCGCACCGCGTGATCGAACT
The nucleotide sequence above comes from Mycolicibacterium moriokaense. Encoded proteins:
- a CDS encoding hotdog family protein, whose translation is MAEGTPRFGEQPLPQTVAAAGALRRLTGLLLSLEHEHPTVDAIVDQTAEWERQLAPAAPPDPTPRIGPQSTDSQRVYLDHAFNVGAYNPCFPEYTFDHLDSDTASGRVTFPVVYEGPPGLVNGGFLAVFFDCITQHQSCASGRTGKTRSLTVTFRRPTPVLVELAFDVVRAEADGRVTSTARLLLGDEVLCIGEFSTAASSPDKLSVFDFGHRRATG
- a CDS encoding FadR/GntR family transcriptional regulator; the encoded protein is MTSVQRIRQPRVAEIVASRLRDQILSGRIKEGDVLPSQDVLLAEFGVSPPALREAIHILETDGLISVRRGNMGGAIVHPPSAERTAHMISMVLQTRSAKPADVSLALMHLEPICAGMCAAREDRMTEVVPYLEAEIKTQTEQFDNLSRYVPNARRFHEAIVSRCGNEPMILLIGSLELIWSAHESSVWSDEGDPMEHKTMRAALRDHQRLLDAIRDGNEARAVKLAKDHLAVARRNTLAVGADKTIEAKLISNVE